In one Micromonospora polyrhachis genomic region, the following are encoded:
- a CDS encoding TetR/AcrR family transcriptional regulator, whose translation MTIEFLWVSRAQPTRGPKPALTLEVITDAAIAIADREGLAAVSMQRVAADLAFTKMSLYRYVPGKAELVAAMVERAIGEPPALDTASWRGGLKNWAHQLLAGYLRHPWALEATVGPRAIGPNELGWMERGVTLLATTELTGSERLDALALLTGHVRMIAQQAGANRKPETQLITMIGELLSQHGERFPALTATMASASDEGAQNQAFDFGLDRILDGLDLLTSERRWPIRPTGSIEADHGPDRSGPPPRPTGLG comes from the coding sequence ATGACGATCGAATTCCTGTGGGTCAGTCGCGCCCAGCCCACCCGGGGCCCCAAGCCGGCACTCACCCTCGAAGTCATCACCGACGCCGCCATCGCGATCGCCGACCGCGAAGGGTTGGCCGCAGTCTCCATGCAGCGGGTCGCAGCCGACCTCGCCTTCACCAAGATGTCCCTCTACCGGTACGTACCCGGCAAGGCCGAACTCGTGGCGGCGATGGTCGAACGGGCAATTGGGGAGCCACCGGCCCTCGACACCGCCAGCTGGCGAGGCGGCCTGAAGAATTGGGCGCACCAGCTTCTGGCCGGCTACCTGCGACACCCCTGGGCACTGGAGGCCACCGTCGGCCCTCGCGCCATCGGCCCCAATGAACTGGGCTGGATGGAGCGCGGCGTGACACTACTCGCCACTACTGAACTGACCGGGAGCGAGCGCTTAGACGCGCTGGCCCTGCTCACCGGGCACGTACGGATGATCGCCCAGCAGGCCGGGGCGAACCGGAAGCCCGAAACCCAGCTGATCACGATGATCGGCGAACTGCTGAGCCAGCACGGAGAACGCTTCCCCGCACTGACCGCCACGATGGCCTCCGCCTCCGACGAGGGTGCACAGAACCAGGCGTTCGACTTCGGCTTGGACCGCATCCTCGACGGCCTGGACCTACTGACCAGCGAGCGGCGGTGGCCCATCCGCCCAACCGGTTCGATCGAGGCCGACCACGGCCCCGATCGAAGCGGACCGCCCCCTCGTCCTACTGGGCTTGGTTGA
- a CDS encoding isochorismatase family protein: MTVTALDQSSALVIIDLQNAIVSAPTVPYTGPEVVARAVELAHAFHEHRAPVILVRVTARADGSDVTPGRNEIPAQPGSLPPEGWDAIVDDLTGHPDDIIVTKRTWGAFHGTDLDLQLRRRSVTQIVLAGLTTSIGVESTARAAYEHGYHVTLATDAMADLDLAAHHNSIQRIFPLLGQTGSTTEIVEMLAKAHTS, encoded by the coding sequence ATGACTGTCACCGCACTCGACCAGTCCAGCGCGCTGGTCATCATCGACCTGCAGAACGCCATCGTCAGCGCCCCCACCGTCCCGTACACCGGCCCAGAGGTGGTGGCCCGGGCGGTCGAACTGGCCCACGCCTTCCACGAACACCGCGCCCCGGTCATCCTGGTCCGGGTCACGGCCCGCGCGGACGGATCGGACGTCACACCGGGCCGCAACGAGATCCCGGCCCAGCCCGGCTCCCTACCGCCCGAAGGTTGGGATGCAATCGTCGACGACCTCACCGGCCACCCCGACGACATCATCGTGACCAAGCGCACCTGGGGCGCCTTCCACGGCACCGATCTCGACCTCCAACTGCGCCGCCGTAGCGTCACACAGATCGTGCTGGCCGGGCTCACCACCAGCATCGGCGTGGAGTCGACCGCCCGCGCCGCGTACGAACACGGCTATCACGTCACACTCGCGACGGACGCAATGGCGGACCTGGACCTGGCGGCCCACCACAACAGCATTCAACGGATCTTCCCGCTTCTCGGCCAGACCGGCTCCACTACCGAGATCGTGGAAATGCTCGCCAAGGCCCACACCTCGTGA
- a CDS encoding helix-turn-helix domain-containing protein has protein sequence MASELGDFLRARRDRAQPSDLGLMSGGTRRVAGLRRDELALLAGVSSDYYTRIEQGRVRPSQQVLAALARVLRLDGTEREHLLRLAQRSAHMIIRRRPREVVAAGTLDLLSRLDDLPAIVLGRALDALAWTPLGAALLALSDDGERNMARRIFLLPETRQLYPNWDAVAAELVAHLRRLSAARETHGELAELIDELTVASGEFAALWSRHDVTAGVTRRKTFRHRLAGTFELEPDVLTLTRDEQTLCIYRAVPDSPGVDALALLNTLVASGLAGTNQRPADIGTDVTG, from the coding sequence ATGGCCTCTGAGCTGGGAGACTTTCTGCGTGCTCGCCGTGACCGCGCACAGCCTTCCGACCTGGGGCTGATGTCCGGAGGGACCCGGCGGGTGGCGGGCCTACGCCGAGATGAGCTTGCCTTGCTGGCTGGCGTCAGCTCCGACTACTACACCCGCATCGAGCAGGGCCGGGTCAGGCCCTCGCAGCAGGTGCTCGCCGCGCTGGCCCGCGTGCTACGCCTTGATGGCACCGAGCGCGAGCACCTGCTACGGCTGGCCCAGCGATCGGCGCACATGATCATCCGTCGCCGACCGCGAGAGGTCGTGGCTGCCGGAACGTTGGACCTCCTCAGCCGACTTGACGATCTGCCGGCGATAGTCCTCGGACGCGCGCTCGACGCACTGGCCTGGACACCGCTCGGCGCGGCGCTGCTGGCCCTCAGCGACGACGGCGAGCGCAACATGGCACGCAGGATCTTCCTCCTACCCGAGACCCGACAGCTCTACCCCAATTGGGATGCGGTCGCAGCCGAGCTTGTCGCCCACCTGCGTCGGCTGTCCGCCGCGCGCGAGACCCACGGCGAACTGGCAGAGCTGATCGACGAGTTGACTGTCGCCTCCGGGGAGTTCGCGGCCCTGTGGTCCCGTCATGACGTGACGGCCGGGGTAACGCGCCGCAAGACGTTCCGCCACCGGCTGGCCGGAACGTTCGAGCTGGAACCCGACGTCCTCACCCTGACCCGCGACGAACAGACACTATGCATATACCGCGCCGTCCCCGACTCGCCGGGGGTCGATGCACTGGCCCTGTTGAACACGCTGGTCGCCTCCGGGCTGGCAGGCACCAACCAGCGACCGGCCGACATCGGCACCGACGTCACCGGATAG
- a CDS encoding SDR family oxidoreductase — MTTTTASLAGRVALVTGAASGIGAATARRLAAAGARVALVARRGDRLHALADEIGERALPVPADITQSAAIHTLAEQVAARLGTVDLLVNNAAVMLPNPLTEGRDDEWRHMLGLNVGALLQVTRALLPGLLSVAADGRATDIVNVSSTGADVRAPAFAVYGATKAAVTYLSGAIRVELASTGLRVTDIKPGGVATELFEHATHPGIREKLVTAGRRMRLLDADDVADAIVYAVTRPPHVCLSQLTVMPVNQAQ, encoded by the coding sequence ATGACGACGACTACCGCCTCGCTGGCCGGACGGGTGGCGCTGGTTACCGGCGCTGCGTCCGGCATCGGTGCCGCCACCGCTCGACGCCTCGCCGCCGCCGGAGCCCGGGTGGCACTCGTGGCTCGCCGCGGTGACCGGCTGCATGCCCTGGCCGACGAGATCGGTGAACGGGCTCTGCCTGTGCCGGCTGACATCACGCAGTCCGCTGCGATTCACACGCTCGCCGAACAGGTCGCCGCACGACTCGGCACCGTCGACCTGCTGGTGAACAATGCTGCGGTCATGCTGCCGAATCCCCTGACCGAGGGGCGTGACGACGAATGGCGGCACATGCTCGGTCTCAATGTGGGCGCGTTGCTCCAGGTGACCCGTGCGCTGCTGCCCGGCCTGCTCTCCGTAGCCGCAGACGGTCGGGCTACGGACATCGTGAACGTCTCCAGCACCGGCGCTGATGTCCGCGCGCCCGCCTTCGCCGTGTACGGCGCGACGAAGGCCGCCGTGACCTACCTGTCGGGGGCCATCCGCGTCGAGCTGGCGTCTACCGGCCTACGGGTCACCGACATCAAGCCGGGCGGCGTCGCCACGGAACTGTTCGAGCACGCCACGCATCCCGGCATCCGTGAGAAGCTGGTCACCGCAGGTCGGCGGATGAGACTGCTCGACGCTGACGACGTGGCGGACGCGATCGTCTACGCCGTCACGCGTCCACCGCACGTGTGCCTGTCCCAACTCACCGTCATGCCAGTCAACCAAGCCCAGTAG
- a CDS encoding FAD-dependent monooxygenase produces MKNTTVLISGASIAGPALAYWLGRYGFQPTVVEIAPALRDGGNAVDFRGKTHLGVLDHLGVLDHLRAVQTGGTVMRFVDEQGRKLMEIPAEFAGGDIEVLRFDLSRVLYEHSQHTTEYLFGDSIAAMTDTSQGVHVTFASGAQRTFDLVVGADGVHSNVRRLTFGPEEQFVSYLGYYVATWALPHPPGLDSGSLHYNVPGKMASVGRDHRDPSRAGAFVAFASPKLEYDRHDLDQQRQILHGVFAGLGWEVPRLLAALRGAPDIYFDSICRVDISPWSKGRIVLLGDAAAGATIGGMGNGTAILAAYALAGELAMARGDHTVAYARYENLLRDFARRCQKGGDTTGRFLAPRSGWGMRLRNRVLNQKLFMNMMLRTTEDRTNDIDLPDYPHLFAALV; encoded by the coding sequence ATGAAGAACACGACGGTGCTCATCTCCGGCGCGAGCATTGCCGGTCCCGCCTTGGCCTACTGGCTGGGCCGGTACGGCTTCCAACCGACCGTGGTCGAGATCGCGCCAGCGCTGCGCGACGGCGGCAACGCCGTCGACTTCCGGGGGAAGACCCATCTGGGTGTGCTGGACCATCTGGGTGTGCTGGACCACCTGCGGGCGGTGCAGACCGGCGGTACGGTCATGCGCTTCGTCGACGAGCAGGGCCGAAAACTGATGGAGATACCCGCCGAGTTCGCCGGAGGTGACATCGAGGTACTGCGCTTCGACCTGTCCCGGGTGCTCTACGAACACAGCCAGCACACCACCGAATACCTCTTCGGCGACAGCATCGCCGCGATGACCGACACCTCGCAGGGCGTACACGTCACCTTCGCCAGTGGTGCCCAGCGCACCTTCGACCTGGTCGTCGGGGCGGACGGCGTGCACTCGAACGTACGGCGACTGACCTTCGGGCCGGAAGAGCAGTTCGTCAGCTACCTCGGCTACTACGTGGCGACCTGGGCGCTACCCCACCCGCCCGGGCTGGACAGCGGATCGCTGCACTACAACGTGCCCGGCAAGATGGCCAGCGTCGGCCGCGACCACCGAGACCCGTCCCGGGCCGGCGCGTTCGTCGCCTTCGCCTCACCCAAACTCGAATACGACCGGCACGACCTGGACCAGCAGCGCCAGATCCTCCACGGGGTCTTCGCCGGCCTGGGATGGGAGGTGCCCCGACTGCTCGCAGCCCTGCGTGGGGCACCCGACATCTACTTCGATTCGATCTGCCGGGTCGACATCTCGCCGTGGTCCAAGGGGCGGATCGTGCTGCTCGGCGACGCCGCAGCCGGTGCCACCATCGGCGGCATGGGCAACGGCACCGCGATCCTGGCCGCGTACGCGTTGGCTGGCGAACTGGCGATGGCCCGAGGCGACCACACCGTCGCGTACGCCCGCTACGAGAACCTGCTGCGCGACTTCGCCCGACGGTGTCAGAAGGGTGGTGACACCACCGGTCGGTTCCTCGCCCCACGCAGCGGCTGGGGGATGCGGCTGCGTAACAGGGTGCTCAACCAGAAGCTGTTCATGAACATGATGCTCAGGACGACTGAGGACCGCACCAATGACATCGACCTGCCGGACTATCCCCACCTGTTCGCCGCGCTGGTGTGA